One stretch of Gemmatimonadaceae bacterium DNA includes these proteins:
- the kdpA gene encoding potassium-transporting ATPase subunit KdpA, which produces MTANGWLQIAFYAAALLLVTKPVGIYLVKVYDGSLHWLAPVERLLYRLSGVDPDEDQHWTRYAASMLIFSLATLLLTYVVLRVQQWLPLNPAHLPNVVARQAFETAASFTTNTNWQSYSGETTMSYFSQMTQLAFHNFASAAVGVALAIAFTRGIARHSAGKLGNFWTDLVRGTLYVFLPASLVFALLLVQQGAIQNFAHYVTVTTVEGARQVLAMGPVASQEAIKQIGTNGGGFFNANSAHPFENPTPWTNFWQMFTIFLVPAGLTYAFGRMVKNQKHGWALWAAMFVLFMAGTTTAYWAEARGNPIHRQLGVNTAATAGNPGGNMEGKEVRFGIANSALFATITTDASCGAVNAMHDSFTPLGGLVPLVNMQLGEVVFGGVGAGLYGMLVMVVLTVFIAGLMVGRTPEYLGKKIQAREVQMAMLYALVFAAAILVNTAVAVSLKAGLAGLNNAGPHGLSEILYAYSSTAANNGSAFAGLSGGSYFYNTTLGLNTLVGRFAMIVPMLALAGFLSEKKAAAESTASFPVTTPLFVILLIGVIVIVGALTFFPALSLGPIVEHFLMQAGRLF; this is translated from the coding sequence CTACGACGGCTCGCTGCACTGGCTCGCCCCCGTGGAGCGCCTGCTCTATCGGCTGAGCGGCGTGGATCCCGACGAGGACCAGCATTGGACGCGCTACGCCGCCTCGATGCTGATCTTCAGTCTGGCGACGCTGCTGCTCACGTACGTCGTGCTGCGCGTCCAGCAGTGGCTCCCGCTCAATCCGGCGCACCTGCCCAACGTGGTGGCCCGCCAGGCGTTCGAGACCGCGGCCTCGTTCACGACCAACACCAACTGGCAGTCGTACAGCGGCGAGACGACGATGTCGTACTTCTCGCAGATGACCCAGCTCGCGTTCCACAACTTCGCGTCGGCGGCTGTGGGCGTGGCGCTGGCCATCGCCTTCACGCGAGGCATCGCGCGCCACAGTGCCGGCAAGCTCGGCAACTTCTGGACCGATCTGGTGCGCGGCACGCTGTACGTGTTCCTGCCCGCGTCGTTGGTGTTCGCGCTGCTCCTCGTGCAGCAGGGCGCGATCCAGAACTTCGCGCATTACGTCACGGTCACCACCGTCGAGGGCGCCAGGCAGGTGCTGGCGATGGGGCCGGTGGCCAGCCAGGAAGCCATCAAGCAGATCGGCACGAACGGCGGCGGATTCTTCAACGCCAACTCGGCGCATCCGTTCGAGAATCCCACGCCGTGGACCAACTTCTGGCAGATGTTCACGATCTTCCTCGTGCCGGCCGGGCTCACCTACGCCTTCGGCCGCATGGTGAAGAACCAGAAGCACGGGTGGGCGCTCTGGGCCGCGATGTTCGTGCTGTTCATGGCCGGGACGACCACCGCGTACTGGGCGGAAGCGCGCGGGAACCCCATCCACCGCCAACTCGGCGTGAACACGGCGGCGACCGCTGGCAACCCCGGCGGCAACATGGAGGGCAAGGAGGTCCGATTCGGCATCGCGAATTCGGCGCTGTTCGCGACCATCACCACCGACGCCTCGTGCGGCGCGGTGAATGCGATGCACGACTCGTTCACGCCGCTCGGCGGATTGGTCCCGTTGGTCAACATGCAGCTCGGCGAGGTGGTGTTCGGCGGCGTCGGCGCCGGCCTGTACGGCATGCTGGTGATGGTCGTGCTGACGGTGTTCATCGCCGGCCTCATGGTGGGGCGCACCCCGGAGTACCTGGGCAAGAAGATCCAGGCGCGGGAAGTCCAGATGGCGATGCTCTACGCGCTGGTGTTCGCCGCCGCGATCCTCGTGAATACCGCCGTCGCCGTCTCGCTGAAGGCGGGGCTGGCCGGGCTCAACAACGCCGGCCCGCACGGGCTGTCGGAGATCCTGTACGCCTATTCGTCCACGGCCGCCAACAACGGCAGCGCGTTCGCCGGCCTCTCCGGCGGCAGCTACTTCTACAACACGACGCTCGGGCTCAACACGCTCGTCGGCCGGTTCGCGATGATCGTGCCGATGCTCGCCCTGGCCGGTTTCCTGTCCGAGAAGAAGGCGGCGGCGGAATCGACGGCGTCTTTTCCGGTCACGACTCCCCTGTTCGTCATCCTCCTCATCGGCGTCATCGTGATCGTCGGTGCCCTCACGTTCTTTCCCGCGCTCTCGCTCGGCCCGATCGTCGAGCATTTCCTGATGCAGGCGGGGAGGCTCTTCTAA